From one Nocardioides yefusunii genomic stretch:
- the erpA gene encoding iron-sulfur cluster insertion protein ErpA — protein MTEQVETTERRTDQINISPVAAAKVKSLLEQEGREDLSLRISVQPGGCSGLRYQLFFDERTLDGDVVTDFDGVSVVVDRMSVPYLNGAMIDFVDTIEKQGFTIDNPNATGSCACGDSFN, from the coding sequence ATGACCGAGCAGGTCGAGACCACCGAGCGTCGTACGGACCAGATCAACATCAGCCCGGTCGCCGCCGCCAAGGTGAAGAGCCTCCTCGAGCAGGAGGGCCGCGAGGACCTCTCGCTCCGCATCTCCGTCCAGCCGGGTGGCTGCTCGGGTCTGCGCTACCAGCTCTTCTTCGACGAGCGCACCCTCGACGGTGACGTCGTGACCGACTTCGACGGTGTCTCCGTCGTCGTCGACCGCATGAGCGTCCCGTACCTCAACGGCGCGATGATCGACTTCGTCGACACGATCGAGAAGCAGGGCTTCACGATCGACAACCCGAACGCCACCGGCTCCTGCGCCTGCGGCGACTCGTTCAACTGA
- a CDS encoding LLM class flavin-dependent oxidoreductase, translating into MTLELGLDTFGDVPHGPDSTPLPHHQVIRQIVDQAVLAEEVGLDVFNVGEHHREDFAITAPDVVLAGIAGRTERITLGTAVTVLSSEDPIRVYERFATLDALSSGRAEVTLGRGSFTESFPLFGLDLDDYEILFEEKLELFSQLRTEQPVAFTGSHRRPLKSTQVYPQTERGTLPAWVGVGGSPESVVRAARHSLPMMLAVIGGSPSRFAPFVDLYHRALAEFHLPELPVGVHAPGFVAGTDDEAKDLLYPHFKASRDRIGAERGWGPMSRIQFEQEVSHGALFVGSPETVATKIASTVKELGLSRFDLKYTNGPQPHEELMECIRLYGTEVAPLVREMLQD; encoded by the coding sequence ATGACTCTCGAACTCGGCCTCGACACCTTCGGCGACGTCCCCCACGGCCCCGACAGCACTCCCCTCCCCCACCACCAGGTGATCCGCCAGATCGTCGACCAAGCAGTCCTGGCCGAGGAGGTCGGGCTCGACGTCTTCAACGTCGGCGAGCACCACCGCGAGGACTTCGCGATCACTGCTCCGGACGTGGTGCTGGCCGGCATCGCGGGACGTACCGAGCGGATCACCCTGGGCACGGCCGTGACCGTCCTCAGCTCGGAGGACCCGATCCGCGTCTACGAGCGGTTCGCCACCCTGGACGCGCTCTCGTCGGGCCGCGCCGAGGTGACGTTGGGTCGAGGTTCGTTCACCGAGTCGTTCCCCCTCTTCGGGCTCGACCTCGACGACTACGAGATCCTGTTCGAAGAGAAGCTCGAGTTGTTCAGCCAGTTGCGCACCGAGCAGCCGGTGGCCTTCACAGGGAGCCACCGCCGACCGTTGAAGTCGACGCAGGTCTACCCGCAGACCGAACGCGGGACGCTGCCCGCCTGGGTGGGGGTGGGCGGCTCGCCGGAGTCGGTCGTCCGCGCCGCACGACACTCGCTTCCGATGATGCTCGCCGTCATCGGCGGCTCACCGTCGCGGTTCGCCCCGTTCGTGGATCTGTACCACCGCGCACTCGCCGAGTTCCATCTCCCCGAACTCCCCGTCGGCGTCCACGCGCCCGGCTTCGTCGCGGGCACTGACGATGAGGCCAAGGACCTGCTGTACCCGCACTTCAAGGCCAGCCGTGACCGGATCGGGGCGGAGCGTGGCTGGGGTCCGATGTCCCGGATTCAGTTCGAGCAGGAAGTCTCTCACGGGGCACTCTTCGTCGGATCGCCCGAGACGGTCGCCACCAAGATCGCCAGCACGGTCAAGGAACTCGGCCTGAGTCGCTTCGACCTCAAGTACACCAACGGCCCTCAGCCCCACGAGGAGCTCATGGAGTGCATCCGCCTCTACGGCACCGAGGTCGCACCCCTGGTCCGCGAGATGCTGCAGGACTGA
- a CDS encoding cysteine desulfurase family protein, with translation MDLDAVSSTPLHPSARTTLMAALDQGWADPRRLHHEGRRARMLLDNAREVVAHCLSLRPDEVTFTTSGTDAVHRGLLGLAHGRRRHGATVAHSAVEHSSVLHALDWRGGPTVEVPVLRSGALDLAALDTVLDEHADDLAAFALQSANHEVGTRQDLVAAKEHLGDIPLFTDACASWGHSPVPAVWDVAAGSAHKWGGPAGVGLLLVRKGARWRHPFPVDDRGDERASGFDNVPGVLAAAAALQATLTEGEATQRRQHAQIERIRRAVSTMEDVDVVGDPEDRLPHVVTFSCLYLDGESLVTELDRAGFGIASGSACTSSTMTPSHVLAAMGALTHGNVRLSLHRDTTDAQIDAFLAVLPRVVNDLRARIGM, from the coding sequence GTGGACCTCGATGCAGTCTCCTCCACCCCCCTGCATCCTTCCGCGCGGACCACCCTGATGGCTGCACTCGACCAGGGGTGGGCCGACCCGCGACGCCTCCACCACGAGGGTCGACGGGCCCGGATGCTGCTCGACAACGCCCGCGAAGTGGTGGCCCATTGCCTCAGCCTGCGTCCGGACGAGGTCACCTTCACGACGTCGGGCACCGACGCCGTGCACCGCGGTCTGCTGGGCCTGGCCCACGGCCGTCGACGTCACGGCGCCACGGTCGCCCACTCCGCCGTCGAGCACTCCTCGGTGCTGCACGCCCTCGACTGGCGTGGCGGGCCCACGGTCGAGGTCCCGGTGCTGAGGAGCGGCGCTCTCGACCTCGCGGCGCTCGACACGGTGCTGGACGAGCACGCGGACGACCTCGCGGCGTTCGCCCTGCAGAGCGCGAACCACGAGGTGGGCACCCGCCAGGACCTCGTCGCGGCCAAGGAACACCTCGGCGACATTCCGCTCTTCACCGATGCCTGCGCCTCGTGGGGCCACTCCCCCGTCCCCGCCGTTTGGGACGTCGCCGCAGGATCCGCGCACAAGTGGGGCGGACCGGCCGGCGTCGGACTGCTGCTCGTCCGCAAGGGGGCGCGCTGGCGTCACCCGTTCCCGGTCGATGACCGCGGCGACGAACGTGCCTCCGGGTTCGACAACGTTCCGGGCGTCCTGGCCGCCGCTGCGGCGCTGCAGGCCACGCTCACCGAGGGCGAGGCAACGCAGAGACGTCAGCATGCGCAGATCGAGCGGATCCGTCGCGCGGTGTCGACGATGGAGGACGTGGACGTGGTCGGTGATCCCGAGGACCGGCTCCCGCACGTCGTGACGTTCTCCTGCCTCTACCTCGACGGGGAGTCGTTGGTCACTGAACTGGACCGGGCCGGGTTCGGGATCGCGAGTGGCTCGGCCTGCACGTCGTCCACGATGACTCCCTCGCACGTCCTGGCCGCGATGGGAGCACTCACCCACGGCAACGTGCGACTCTCGCTGCACCGAGACACCACCGATGCCCAGATTGACGCCTTCCTCGCCGTCCTGCCGCGCGTCGTCAATGACCTGCGCGCCCGGATCGGGATGTGA
- a CDS encoding carbohydrate kinase family protein, translated as MPLLIAGSIATDHLMSFGGQFSDSLVADQLDKISVSFLVDDLEVRRGGCAANITFGLGNLGLRPVLVGAVGEDFAGYRAWLERHNVDCDSVHVSETKHTARFVCTTDTSMAQIASFYPGAMSEAREIELKPIVDRVGAAQYVLVGPDDPEAMVRHTDECRQRGYRFVADPSQQLAFGDGELIRSLVEGADILFSNEYESSLITSKTGWSKEEVLDRVGTWVITLGADGVRIERKGAEPIVVAAVAEVEAVEPTGVGDAFRAGFLAGLVWELDTRRSAELGCLLAAHVVEKVGTQEYTLTREQFLARAENAYGAEAAAEIAPHLSTLR; from the coding sequence ATGCCTCTGCTCATCGCCGGCTCCATCGCGACCGACCACCTGATGTCCTTCGGAGGGCAGTTCTCGGACTCCCTCGTGGCTGACCAGCTGGACAAGATCTCCGTCTCCTTCCTCGTCGACGACCTCGAGGTCCGTCGCGGCGGGTGCGCGGCCAACATCACCTTCGGCCTGGGCAACCTCGGCCTGCGTCCGGTCCTGGTCGGAGCCGTCGGCGAGGACTTCGCCGGCTACCGCGCCTGGCTGGAGCGTCACAACGTCGACTGCGACTCCGTGCACGTCTCGGAGACCAAGCACACGGCCCGTTTCGTCTGCACCACTGACACCTCCATGGCCCAGATCGCGTCGTTCTACCCCGGCGCCATGAGCGAGGCCCGCGAGATCGAGCTCAAGCCGATCGTCGACCGCGTCGGTGCTGCCCAGTACGTCCTCGTCGGCCCCGACGACCCCGAGGCGATGGTTCGTCACACCGATGAGTGCCGCCAGCGCGGTTACCGCTTCGTCGCGGACCCGTCGCAGCAGCTCGCCTTCGGCGACGGCGAGCTGATCCGCAGCCTCGTCGAGGGCGCGGACATCCTGTTCTCCAACGAGTACGAGTCGTCGCTGATCACCTCCAAGACCGGTTGGTCCAAGGAGGAGGTCCTCGACCGCGTGGGCACCTGGGTGATCACCCTGGGGGCCGACGGTGTTCGGATCGAGCGCAAGGGTGCCGAGCCGATCGTGGTTGCCGCCGTGGCCGAGGTGGAGGCCGTTGAGCCCACCGGTGTCGGTGACGCGTTCCGTGCCGGTTTCCTCGCCGGTCTGGTCTGGGAGCTCGACACCCGACGCTCGGCCGAGCTGGGCTGCCTGCTTGCCGCGCACGTCGTGGAGAAGGTCGGCACCCAGGAGTACACGCTCACCCGTGAGCAGTTCCTGGCCCGTGCTGAGAACGCCTACGGGGCCGAGGCCGCTGCGGAGATCGCTCCGCACCTCTCGACCTTGCGCTGA
- a CDS encoding cytochrome b, which produces MSVDTTKVAHSNGTAAAAAAPSTKIGQLGVWADERVGLASLAKKNIRKVFPDHWSFMLGEIALWSFVVLLITGIFLTLWFTPSMSEIVYEGSYDQLRGVYMTEAMASTLNISFDVRGGLLMRQMHHWAAMIFIGSMMVHLMRVYFTGAFRKPREINWVIGSLLLLIGTIEGFTGYSLPDDLLSGTGVRAADGFMKAAPIVGTWMSFFVFGGEFPGEIFIQRFYILHVLLLPGILLALIAAHMMLVMYHKHTQWPGPGRTNDNVVGYPLLPVYISKMGGFFFSVFGIIALMGGLLTINPMWKYGPYDPSKVTAGSQPDWYMGWPDGALRIIPGWESVIFGYTISWNILLPILILPIAFWALVTAMPFVEAAITGDKREHHLLQRPRNAPTRTALMVAFMTFYGLMWAAGGNDLIAIKFDSSINNITYFLRAAVFIGPVIAFIVTRRWCISLQRHDNEVLLHGRETGVVERSVDGGYSERHEALSADAAFTLTERDREDNLVLSDVEIAKLKGKDRRRAKRAAWWYGYNVQKPTPAELEAAQHHGHHDEIEGSDNAH; this is translated from the coding sequence GTGAGTGTCGACACCACCAAGGTGGCTCACAGCAACGGCACTGCCGCTGCCGCCGCGGCACCCAGCACCAAGATTGGTCAGCTGGGCGTCTGGGCCGACGAGCGGGTCGGTCTGGCCTCGCTCGCCAAGAAGAACATCCGCAAGGTGTTCCCCGACCACTGGTCCTTCATGCTGGGCGAGATCGCCCTGTGGAGCTTCGTGGTCCTGCTCATCACGGGTATCTTCCTCACGCTCTGGTTCACGCCGAGCATGTCGGAGATCGTCTACGAGGGCTCGTACGACCAGCTCCGCGGCGTCTACATGACCGAGGCCATGGCCTCCACGCTGAACATCTCGTTCGACGTGCGTGGCGGTCTCCTCATGCGTCAGATGCACCACTGGGCCGCGATGATCTTCATCGGCTCGATGATGGTCCACCTGATGCGCGTCTACTTCACCGGTGCGTTCCGCAAGCCGCGTGAGATCAACTGGGTCATCGGCTCGCTCCTGCTGCTGATCGGCACCATCGAGGGCTTCACCGGCTACTCGCTCCCCGACGACCTGCTCTCGGGTACGGGTGTGCGTGCCGCGGACGGCTTCATGAAGGCCGCTCCGATCGTCGGAACCTGGATGTCGTTCTTCGTCTTCGGTGGCGAGTTCCCGGGTGAGATCTTCATCCAGCGCTTCTACATCCTGCACGTGCTGCTCCTGCCGGGCATCCTGCTCGCCCTGATCGCCGCGCACATGATGCTGGTCATGTACCACAAGCACACGCAGTGGCCTGGCCCCGGCCGCACCAACGACAACGTCGTCGGTTACCCGCTGCTCCCCGTCTACATCTCCAAGATGGGTGGCTTCTTCTTCAGCGTCTTCGGCATCATCGCCCTCATGGGTGGTCTGCTGACGATCAACCCGATGTGGAAGTACGGCCCGTACGACCCATCCAAGGTCACCGCTGGTTCGCAGCCTGACTGGTACATGGGTTGGCCCGACGGTGCTCTCCGCATCATCCCGGGCTGGGAGTCGGTCATCTTCGGCTACACGATCAGCTGGAACATTCTGCTTCCGATCCTGATCCTGCCGATCGCCTTCTGGGCCCTGGTCACCGCGATGCCGTTCGTCGAGGCCGCCATCACCGGCGACAAGCGCGAGCACCACCTGCTCCAGCGCCCGCGCAACGCCCCGACCCGTACCGCCCTGATGGTCGCCTTCATGACCTTCTACGGTCTGATGTGGGCCGCCGGTGGTAACGACCTGATCGCCATCAAGTTCGACAGCAGCATCAACAACATCACGTACTTCCTGCGTGCTGCTGTGTTCATCGGACCGGTGATCGCGTTCATCGTCACCCGTCGCTGGTGCATCTCGCTCCAGCGTCACGACAACGAGGTCCTCCTCCACGGCCGCGAGACCGGCGTCGTCGAGCGTTCTGTCGACGGTGGTTACTCCGAGCGCCACGAGGCCCTCTCGGCCGACGCCGCCTTCACGCTGACCGAGCGTGACCGCGAGGACAACTTGGTCCTCAGCGACGTCGAGATCGCCAAGCTCAAGGGCAAGGACCGCCGCCGCGCCAAGCGCGCTGCCTGGTGGTACGGCTACAACGTCCAGAAGCCCACCCCGGCCGAACTCGAGGCTGCCCAGCACCACGGGCACCACGACGAGATCGAGGGCTCTGACAACGCCCACTGA
- a CDS encoding cytochrome c oxidase subunit 4: MKVEAWIFGMCGIFFALVTPAYWVIAGDWTGTSALTMATFLALMVAAYLGFQAKRMDARPEDRLDAEIADGAGEYGFFPPFSWWPLWCALPAALAVFAIAMTAWWLFVVAFGLAMVAAVGWVFEYYRGAHAH, translated from the coding sequence ATGAAGGTCGAAGCTTGGATCTTCGGAATGTGCGGAATCTTCTTCGCACTGGTCACCCCGGCCTACTGGGTGATCGCGGGAGACTGGACCGGTACGTCCGCCCTGACCATGGCCACCTTCCTGGCGCTCATGGTCGCTGCTTACCTGGGTTTCCAGGCCAAGCGCATGGACGCTCGTCCCGAGGACCGTCTCGACGCTGAGATCGCGGACGGAGCCGGCGAGTACGGCTTCTTCCCGCCCTTCTCGTGGTGGCCGCTGTGGTGCGCCCTTCCGGCTGCACTGGCTGTCTTCGCGATCGCGATGACTGCATGGTGGCTGTTCGTGGTGGCCTTCGGCCTCGCGATGGTCGCCGCTGTCGGCTGGGTCTTCGAGTACTACCGCGGCGCGCACGCTCACTGA
- a CDS encoding winged helix-turn-helix transcriptional regulator, which yields MSIPDAAHVGSPTCRRVDRALALLGRSRCGAVAAAALDGATRYRDFFEAVPGISHAVLAARLRELVSLGLLEHRDGTYRCTAETHALAPTFTALEELVSLHPHLFDA from the coding sequence GTGAGCATCCCTGACGCGGCACACGTCGGTTCCCCGACGTGTCGTCGTGTCGACAGAGCACTGGCGCTGCTCGGTCGTTCCCGCTGTGGCGCCGTCGCGGCCGCAGCACTGGACGGCGCCACGCGCTACCGCGACTTCTTCGAGGCCGTCCCAGGCATCAGCCACGCCGTGCTTGCAGCCCGGCTTCGTGAGCTCGTGTCCCTCGGGCTCCTTGAACATCGCGACGGCACCTACCGCTGCACGGCAGAGACGCACGCTCTCGCGCCCACCTTCACAGCACTGGAGGAGCTCGTCAGCCTCCATCCCCATCTCTTCGACGCGTGA
- a CDS encoding ubiquinol-cytochrome c reductase iron-sulfur subunit — protein MSNHDSNLPEVTENDLFPNPGVPAHTPRPTDVDPKAEKRAERQVAMFFVASLVFAVLFIVSYFKLSVGDDWDTWLGFGASTVALGVTMGLALMCIGIGVIQWSRKLMTDVEVVDYRHAVASPEEDRAVAIAELEKGLAEAGIARRPLVRNTLLAALGGAGAMALVSFRDLGPSPWDVDDADKGEGLRHTLWKKGERIARDVVGTPILASELEIGDLVNAQPFSLLEVDEKTGQHKMHGGEVQVAKSKASLILLRMHPDDIKPGEGRENWDVNGIVAYSKICTHVGCPISLNERTTHHLLCPCHQSTFDLADSGKVVFGPAHRALPQLPIAVDAEGYLIAQSDFTEPVGPSYWEREKK, from the coding sequence GTGAGCAACCACGACTCCAACCTCCCCGAGGTGACGGAGAACGACCTGTTCCCGAACCCCGGCGTCCCGGCGCACACCCCGCGCCCCACGGACGTCGACCCCAAGGCCGAGAAGCGCGCCGAGCGCCAGGTTGCGATGTTCTTCGTCGCGTCCCTGGTCTTCGCCGTCCTCTTCATCGTCAGCTACTTCAAGCTGAGCGTCGGCGACGACTGGGACACCTGGCTCGGCTTCGGTGCCTCCACCGTTGCGCTGGGCGTCACCATGGGCCTTGCGCTCATGTGCATCGGCATCGGTGTCATCCAGTGGTCGCGCAAGCTCATGACCGACGTCGAGGTCGTTGACTACCGCCACGCAGTCGCCTCCCCGGAGGAGGACCGCGCGGTCGCCATCGCTGAGCTGGAGAAGGGTCTTGCCGAGGCCGGCATCGCCCGTCGCCCGCTCGTGCGCAACACCCTCCTCGCCGCCCTCGGTGGCGCCGGCGCCATGGCGCTGGTCTCCTTCCGCGACCTCGGTCCGTCCCCCTGGGACGTCGACGACGCGGACAAGGGTGAGGGCCTGCGCCACACCCTGTGGAAGAAGGGCGAGCGCATCGCTCGCGACGTCGTCGGCACCCCGATCCTGGCTTCCGAGCTCGAGATCGGTGACCTCGTCAACGCTCAGCCGTTCTCCCTCCTCGAGGTGGACGAGAAGACCGGTCAGCACAAGATGCACGGTGGCGAGGTCCAGGTCGCGAAGTCCAAGGCTTCGCTGATCCTGCTCCGCATGCACCCGGACGACATCAAGCCGGGCGAGGGTCGCGAGAACTGGGACGTCAACGGCATCGTTGCGTACTCCAAGATCTGCACCCACGTCGGTTGCCCGATCTCGCTCAACGAGCGAACCACCCACCACCTGCTCTGCCCCTGCCACCAGTCGACCTTCGACCTGGCCGACAGCGGCAAGGTCGTCTTCGGACCGGCTCACCGGGCGCTCCCGCAGCTCCCGATCGCCGTCGACGCCGAGGGCTACCTCATCGCGCAGAGCGACTTCACCGAGCCAGTCGGACCGAGCTACTGGGAGCGTGAGAAGAAGTGA
- the coxB gene encoding cytochrome c oxidase subunit II, whose amino-acid sequence MPDPASEQAPATFELWKWSWVAAAVVGVIVWALMFYAVWRFRRTAKNQVPVQTRYNLPLEIFYTIAPILMVIVFFFWTVDAQNEMLDKDAKVDQTVDVVGQQWSWTFNYTGQAADGKTPYVVGTTAERPTLVLEKDKTVEFKLHSPDVIHSFGIDAFLMKMDVIPGTVNTMRVTPNKVGDYNGKCFELCGVYHSRMLFDVKVLDSADYAAYIDGLVEEGSVADAPLLGGSDVNTVAGLETEGTKNEGGHE is encoded by the coding sequence ATGCCGGATCCGGCGTCGGAGCAGGCTCCTGCCACCTTCGAGCTGTGGAAGTGGAGCTGGGTCGCGGCCGCCGTTGTCGGCGTCATCGTCTGGGCCCTCATGTTCTACGCGGTCTGGAGGTTCCGCCGTACCGCGAAGAACCAGGTTCCCGTTCAGACGCGCTACAACCTGCCGCTCGAGATCTTCTACACCATTGCCCCGATCCTGATGGTGATCGTCTTCTTCTTCTGGACGGTTGACGCCCAGAACGAGATGCTCGACAAGGACGCCAAGGTCGACCAGACGGTCGACGTCGTGGGCCAGCAGTGGTCGTGGACCTTCAATTACACCGGCCAGGCCGCTGACGGAAAGACCCCGTACGTCGTGGGTACGACCGCCGAGCGCCCGACTCTGGTGCTGGAGAAGGACAAGACGGTTGAGTTCAAGCTGCACTCGCCCGACGTCATCCACTCGTTCGGCATCGACGCCTTCCTCATGAAGATGGACGTCATCCCGGGCACGGTCAACACCATGCGTGTGACGCCGAACAAGGTGGGCGACTACAACGGCAAGTGCTTCGAGCTCTGCGGCGTCTACCACTCCCGCATGCTGTTCGACGTCAAGGTCCTTGACTCGGCTGACTACGCCGCCTACATCGACGGACTCGTCGAGGAAGGCTCCGTCGCCGACGCGCCGCTCCTGGGTGGTTCGGACGTCAACACCGTCGCCGGTCTCGAGACCGAGGGCACCAAGAACGAAGGAGGCCACGAGTGA
- the ctaD gene encoding cytochrome c oxidase subunit I — MSAAAAAAPVGGRKSLGQQAVRMLTTTDHKLIGKMYLVTSFVWFILGGLMAMVIRAELAFPGQQVVNDELYNQMFTMHGTIMLLLFATPLFFGFANVIMPIQIGAPDVAFPRLNMFSYWLYLFGGLIAASGFLTPTGAADFGWFAYVPLSDAVRSPGSGGDLWIMGLYLSGLGTILGAVNFITTIICMRAPGMTMFRMSIFTWNTLITSILVLLAFPILAGALLSLEADRILGAHVFDPAHGGPILWQHLFWFFGHPEVYILALPFFGVVSEILPVFSRKPIFGYVGLVAATLAIAILSIAVWAHHMFVTGQVDLPFFAGMTFLIAVPTGVKFFNWIGTMWGGSISMDTPMLWTMGFLTTFLFGGLTGVILASPPLDFHVSDSYFVVAHFHYVVFGTVVFAMFAGFYFWWPKFTGRMLDERLGKIHFWILFLGFHTTFLVQHWLGVEGMPRRYADYLPEDGFTLLNQISTVGAFLTAVSTLPFLWNVYKTRNAPKVEVDDPWGWGRSLEWATSCPPPRQNFSKLPRIRSESPAFDLHHPELAAHDEDDTTEGGAR; from the coding sequence GTGAGCGCCGCCGCTGCTGCCGCTCCCGTGGGCGGGCGTAAGTCGTTGGGACAGCAGGCCGTGCGCATGCTGACCACGACGGACCACAAGCTCATCGGAAAGATGTACCTGGTCACCTCGTTCGTGTGGTTCATCCTCGGTGGCCTCATGGCCATGGTGATCCGCGCAGAGCTGGCGTTCCCGGGTCAGCAGGTCGTCAATGACGAGCTGTACAACCAGATGTTCACCATGCACGGCACGATCATGCTGCTGCTGTTCGCGACGCCGTTGTTCTTCGGTTTCGCCAACGTGATCATGCCGATCCAGATCGGTGCTCCTGACGTGGCGTTCCCGCGCCTGAACATGTTCAGCTACTGGCTGTACCTGTTCGGTGGCCTCATTGCCGCGTCCGGCTTCCTCACCCCCACCGGTGCAGCCGACTTCGGTTGGTTCGCCTACGTCCCGCTCTCCGACGCGGTCCGTTCGCCGGGATCGGGTGGCGACCTGTGGATCATGGGTCTCTACCTCAGCGGTCTGGGAACCATCCTGGGTGCCGTCAACTTCATCACCACGATCATCTGCATGCGTGCCCCCGGAATGACCATGTTCCGGATGTCGATCTTCACGTGGAACACCCTGATCACCTCGATCCTGGTTCTCCTCGCGTTCCCGATCCTCGCCGGCGCGCTGCTCTCCCTCGAGGCTGACCGCATCCTCGGTGCCCATGTCTTCGATCCGGCCCACGGTGGCCCGATCCTGTGGCAGCACCTGTTCTGGTTCTTCGGTCACCCTGAGGTGTACATCCTCGCGCTGCCGTTCTTCGGTGTCGTCTCCGAGATCCTGCCGGTCTTCTCGCGCAAGCCGATCTTCGGTTACGTCGGTCTGGTTGCCGCGACGCTCGCCATCGCGATCCTCTCGATCGCTGTGTGGGCTCACCACATGTTCGTCACCGGTCAGGTCGACCTCCCGTTCTTCGCGGGCATGACCTTCCTGATCGCCGTGCCGACGGGCGTGAAGTTCTTCAACTGGATCGGAACGATGTGGGGCGGATCCATCTCGATGGACACCCCGATGCTCTGGACCATGGGCTTCCTGACCACCTTCCTCTTCGGTGGTCTGACCGGTGTCATCCTGGCGTCGCCGCCGCTCGACTTCCACGTCTCCGACTCCTACTTCGTGGTTGCTCACTTCCACTACGTGGTCTTCGGAACCGTCGTCTTCGCGATGTTCGCGGGCTTCTACTTCTGGTGGCCCAAGTTCACCGGTCGCATGCTCGACGAGCGTCTCGGCAAGATCCACTTCTGGATCCTGTTCCTCGGCTTCCACACCACGTTCCTGGTCCAGCACTGGCTGGGCGTCGAGGGCATGCCGCGTCGTTACGCGGACTACCTGCCCGAGGACGGCTTCACGCTGCTGAACCAGATCTCCACCGTGGGTGCATTCCTCACCGCCGTCTCGACCCTGCCGTTCCTCTGGAACGTCTACAAGACGCGCAACGCTCCCAAGGTCGAGGTTGACGACCCGTGGGGCTGGGGTCGCTCGCTGGAGTGGGCCACCTCGTGCCCGCCGCCGCGTCAGAACTTCTCGAAGCTGCCGCGCATCCGTTCCGAGTCCCCGGCGTTCGACCTCCACCACCCGGAGCTCGCTGCGCACGACGAGGACGACACCACTGAGGGAGGCGCCCGATGA
- a CDS encoding sulfurtransferase TusA family protein yields the protein MTPAALELDCTDLLCPMPVIQLGRRYTEVAVGELVAVLARDVAARVDVPAWCRMRGQEYVGEEMTTDQVPRHLVRRIS from the coding sequence ATGACACCCGCAGCACTCGAACTCGACTGTACCGACCTCTTGTGTCCGATGCCGGTGATCCAGCTGGGGCGCCGGTACACCGAGGTCGCCGTCGGCGAACTCGTGGCCGTCCTCGCACGCGACGTCGCGGCGCGGGTGGACGTCCCGGCCTGGTGCCGGATGCGGGGCCAGGAGTACGTGGGTGAAGAAATGACGACGGACCAGGTGCCGAGGCACCTGGTCCGCCGGATCAGCTGA